One part of the Melitaea cinxia chromosome 8, ilMelCinx1.1, whole genome shotgun sequence genome encodes these proteins:
- the LOC123655874 gene encoding cadherin-86C, whose translation MRLVLVPADAAVGSVVYRVRASDPDFDYPLHFELIGQMGRLDIGIETLPCTRYNSVCQANVILLRRLEPGRYVDFRLSVRNTRGRSGRIACSITGTNATTPRDTIFPHQPGIILVPEDAKRGTDLEIVIARKNPLSPKPLELELWGSPLFAIRQRRVSTENTEGTIFLVGPLDFEAQSMYHLTLLAVDPYVELGKDTRNIAGLEIVVVVQDVQDMPPVFTSAPPITHLPRQVAPGDMVVKVRAEDGDKGAPRQIRYGLVSEGNPFTPFFNINETSGEVTLERPIEEIAAISHAGAPILLTVVAEEVRLSREEPEAMSSTVQLAFILPERDNSPPYFENESYITYLDENAPQGTALVFNDPYIPQVNDNDAGKNGVFSLSLVGNNGTFEISPTVAERHAQFIIKVRDNTMLDFEARKSVIFQILAQELGPATNLSATANVTVYLNDVNDNPPVFLALSYDVEVPENATAATRLVQVAADDVDTGAFGKIQYTAILGYLNTSLNLDPISGVITIATNNHGFDREAMPDLHFLVEARDNDGVGLRVTVPLIIKLLDVNDNPPEFERSQYEFVLSPSLNNFTSAAFVKAVDKDAEPPNNIVKYEIIEGNREGKLTINEDTGELYILETLKKSKKQNVYRQKRQYDSEDETEVFMLTVRAYDLGVPKLYSTTTVKIYPPESKTRTMSFIVPGANPDRKKLEEVLSTLSGGKVTIIDVKPYRGNDDKGTTDLSGRESGQDKSVVTAVVRMAGNSAINVAKLQEQLAKNMTVYTTTTVHKDQTATAEDNNSGVYRAESRLLFWLLILLAILIALVLLFLICCCICEGCPLYMPPRKRVIRVNSTEDDVHLVVRDKGVGRENKSTQNIENKSIQEPEWRRREAWSAEQTDLRTKPTQWKFNKRNYRLKEPSKPASTPGNIRQEFVHAATDNDYKYDDTRHSIRRRDGPNIIYTKEMQQKEAFANKHKEYIEDLENGYDRIATLHHHRKEQDNDSIRRHEIDRGSEVGGYVGFGADKNIQDNVEHNLKRESDKNAPSSLGRDQYFIKEGNTEILRLVTRGKTEEERYVNLPIHTQRPVTLIPHTQYVVVDNGKELLMERFIREQGEEASNIRERMDKIVTDLDDISNGKDSKSVGQRFKADMENQNQSNEYSNLRLDVPGAVPLKSDYLQSALIEIQNKSSIHQELLESSLRKQNELLHQILIERDRMLQNQETASQVESKLETQSLPGHSVMATQTECHIGTQTEGDFTTEVKRKSRSDNDSYSEDESQTSTDQLKKIAWVKKKKPKKKMKYKNPRRSIRIYELKRKIKTPIIEESDVSPSLESEKHIKISKTNEREERIKHYGDVTKSTITTSKNETMSSTQIKNSETDRKPKIRREVLMEIADSLDEKIENDTVDKKMKLEKGSYTTNDNVTKDVQENDSSQSGGSLASKDERNLIFSRQGSSTEEKDRSVDQTTAKLKTKVSFPNVSEESSKTLSAKIDPQNESVNVNESAKPSQKSLPRYMQWYNKKPNTTTKSTSSEKTVPDKPKRPSKTKIESDKELKEKNGRYGKIINKENQNQTTETKKNFKEKESEFIHPRILKEGKVTPVPEGPLPDVHPLLQHSEHRYEHQYENQNPLCYIQPTHIPKYLGGSNIPVLPRRQSLEQQPIYVNQDEVKNKDKQQEISESALTHSISILSNYEEGRKAAHEVHVSKINIGGDSVVDINQRKPISKIDDNDSGIAMSTLVQQAGNIKRLPITEKKSVFTIAYDDVQTKQLRPDSSSTSY comes from the exons GGTTCTCCGCTTTTTGCAATAAGACAGCGTCGAGTGTCCACTGAGAACACGGAAGGAACGATATTTCTCGTTGGACCATTGGATTTTGAAGCTCAGTCTATGTACCACTTGACATTATTAGCTGTG GATCCCTATGTAGAACTGGGCAAAGATACTCGAAATATTGCTGGGTTAGAGATAGTAGTTGTAGTTCAAGATGTTCAAGATATGCCACCGGTGTTCACGTCAGCTCCTCCCATCACTCATCTGCCGCGGCAAGTCGCGCCTGGGGATATGGTAGTAAAAGTTCGAGCTGAAGATGGAGATAAAGGAGCACCCCGACAGATACGATACGGTCTAGTATCCGAGGGAAACCCGTTCACACCATTCTTCAATATCAATGAAACTTCAG GTGAAGTGACTCTAGAGCGACCGATTGAAGAGATAGCGGCGATATCTCACGCAggagctccaattcttctcacAGTGGTAGCAGAAGAGGTACGGCTGTCAAGAGAAGAACCAGAAGCAATGTCGTCAACTGTGCAGCTCGCCTTTATATTGCCAGAACGAGATAATTCACCTCCATATTTTGAGAATGAGTC TTACATCACTTACTTGGATGAAAATGCACCTCAAGGAACAGCACTGGTATTTAATGATCCTTACATTCCGCAAGTTAATGATAACGATGCCGGTAAAAATGGCGTATTCTCTCTGTCGTTAGTTGGAAATAATGGAACGTTCGAAATATCTCCAACGGTCGCGGAGAGGCACGCACAGTTCATCATCAAAGTGCGAGACAATACGATGCTGGATTTCGAAGCTCGGAAATCAGTTATTTTTcag ATTTTAGCTCAAGAGCTCGGTCCAGCTACAAACTTGTCTGCAACAGCAAATGTGACTGTCTATTTGAATGATGTGAATGATAACCCTCCTGTATTCTTGGCTCTTTCTTATGATGTAGAGGTACCTGAAAATGCGACAGCTGCTACAAGATTAGTACAAGTTGCGGCTGATGATGTAGATACGGGAGCGTTTGGAAAAATTCAGTATACTGCCATACTAGGATACTTGAACACATCTTTAAATTTAGATCCTATATCGGGAGTAATAACTATAGCTACAAATAATCATGGTTTCGACCGCGAAGCAATGCCAGACTTGCATTTTTTAGTAGAGGCTAGAGATAATGACGGCGTAGGTTTAAGAGTAACAGTGccattaattattaagttattagaTGTAAATGACAACCCACCAGAATTTGAAAGGTCGCAATACGAATTCGTATTATCGccaagtttaaataattttacttcagCGGCTTTCGTAAAGGCAGTTGATAAAGACGCTGAACCaccaaataatattgtaaaatatgaaataattgaaGGGAATCGGGAAGGAAAATTGACGATTAATGAAGATACag gtgaattatatatattagaaaccttaaaaaagtcaaaaaaacAGAATGTTTATAGGCAGAAACGTCAGTATGATAGCGAAGATGAAACTGAAGTTTTCATGTTAACCGTTAGAGCTTATGACCTTGGTGTTCCAAAGCTATATTCAACGACGACTGTGAAAATTTACCCCCCAGAAAGTAAGACACGTACGATGTCTTTTATCGTACCAGGAGCAAATCCAGATCGAAAAAAGTTAGAAGAAGTATTAAGCACATTATCAGGGGGAAAAGTTACAATAATAGATGTAAAACCATATCGAGGAAATGACGATAAAGGAACAACAGATCTTAGTGGCCGAGAGTCTGGTCAAGATAA AAGTGTGGTCACTGCAGTGGTTCGAATGGCCGGAAACTCAGCAATTAATGTTGCAAAATTACAAGAACAATTAGCGAAAAATATGACTGTGTACACTACAACAACCGTGCATAAAGATCAAACAGCAACAGCAGAAGATAATAACTCa GGGGTGTATAGAGCAGAAAGCCGATTATTATTTTGGCTCCTAATTTTACTAGCAATATTGATTGCTTTAGTTTTACTGTTTCTTATATGTTGTTGTATATGTGAAGGATGTCCTCTATATATGCCACCAAG GAAAAGAGTGATACGTGTCAACTCCACAGAGGACGACGTGCATTTAGTGGTTCGCGACAAGGGAGTTGGGAGGGAAAACAAGTCGAcgcaaaatatagaaaataaatcaattcaaGAACCTGAATGGAGAAGACGGGAAGCATGGAGCGCTGAACAAACAGATTTAAGGACGAAACCAACACAgtggaaatttaataaaaggaaCTATAGATTAAAAGAACCAAGTAAACCGGCATCAACACCTGGTAATATTCGACAGGAATTCGTACACGCTGCCACAGACAACGATTACAAATACGATGATACTAGACATTCTATCCGCCGCAG GGATGGACCAAACATAATTTATACTAAAGAAATGCAACAAAAAGAAGCCTTCGCAAATAAACACAAAGAATATATTGAAGATTTGGAAAATGGTTATGATAGAATTGCTACGCTACACCATCATCGTAAGGAACAAGATAACGATTCCATAAGAAGACATGAAATAGACAGAGGTTCTGAAGTTGGTGGCTATGTTGGATTTGGTGCAGACAAAAACATACAAGATAACGTTGAACATAATTTGAAGCGCGAGTCTGATAAAAATGCCCCCTCTTCTCTTGGTAgagatcaatattttattaaagaaggGAACACTGAAATTTTAAGATTAGTTACTCGAGGCAAGACGGAAGAAGAACGATATGTAAACCTTCCCATCCACACGCAGAGGCCTGTTACATTAATACCACATACGCAATATGTTGTAGTAGACAATGGGAAAGAGTTACTAATGGAAAGGTTTATTCGTGAACAAGGTGAAGAAGCCAGCAATATAAGAGAAAGAATGGACAAAATAGTGACCGATTTAGATGACATTTCAAACGGTAAAGATAGCAAAAGCGTTGGTCAAAGATTTAAAGCCGACAtggaaaatcaaaatcaatcaaatgAGTATTCAAATTTGCGTTTAGATGTTCCCGGTGCCGTACCCTTAAAGTCTGATTACTTACAATCTGCtttaatagaaatacaaaacaAGTCCTCTATTCATCAAGAATTGTTAGAATCCTCTTTGCGCAAACAAAATGAGCTCCTTCACCAAATTTTAATAGAGAGAGATAGAATGTTACAGAATCAGGAAACAGCATCACAAGTAGAAAGCAAATTAGAAACTCAAAGTTTGCCAGGACACTCGGTCATGGCTACTCAAACAGAATGTCACATAGGCACACAGACAGAAGGAGATTTCACAACTGAGGTAAAAAGAAAATCACGAAGTGATAATGATTCATATAGTGAAGACGAATCACAAACTTCAACAGACCAATTGAAAAAGATAGCATGGgtcaaaaagaaaaaacctaaaaagaaaatgaaatataaaaacccCAGGCGTAGCATACGTATTTATGAACTTAAAAGAAAGATTAAGACTCCCATAATCGAGGAAAGTGATGTGTCTCCTTCTTTGGAAAGTgagaaacatataaaaattagcAAAACAAATGAAAGAGAAGAACGAATAAAACACTACGGTGATGTCACCAAAAGCACAATAACTACGTCAAAAAATGAGACTATGAGttctacacaaataaaaaattctgaAACAGATAGAAAACCTAAAATACGACGAGAAGTCTTAATGGAAATTGCCGATTCACTAGATGAAAAAATCGAAAACGATACCGTCGACAAAAAGATGAAACTGGAAAAAGGGTCTTATACTACAAACGACAATGTTACAAAAGACGTTCAGGAAAATGATAGTAGTCAAAGTGGAGGTAGTTTAGCAAGTAAAgatgaaagaaatttaattttttcaagacAAGGATCTTCGACAGAAGAAAAAGATCGTTCTGTAGACCAAACCAccgcaaaattaaaaacaaaagtatcTTTTCCGAATGTATCAGAAGAATCtagtaaaacattatctgcaaaAATAGACCCCCAAAATGAGTCAGTTAATGTCAATGAATCTGCTAAACCTTCACAGAAAAGCTTACCTAGGTACATGCAGTGgtataataaaaaaccaaataCAACAACAAAATCAACATCCTCTGAAAAAACTGTACCAGACAAACCTAAACGGCCGTCGAAAACAAAGATAGAATCTGACAAAGAATTAAAGGAAAAGAATGGAAGATatggtaaaataattaacaaagaaaatcaaaaccaaactacagaaacaaaaaaaaacttcaaagaaaaagaaagtgaATTCATTCACCCCCGTATATTAAAAGAAGGAAAAGTCACGCCTGTTCCTGAAGGGCCACTACCTGATGTTCATCCATTATTGCAACATTCAGAACATAGATATGAGCATCAATATGAAAACCAAAACCCTCTTTGTTACATTCAACCAACCCATATCCCAAAATACCTTGGGGGGTCTAACATTCCTGTATTGCCACGACGTCAGTCTTTAGAACAGCAACCGATTTATGTTAATCAAGatgaagttaaaaataaagacaaacagCAAGAAATTTCAGAAAGTGCTTTAACACATAGTAtatcaattttatcaaactatGAAGAGGGTAGGAAAGCTGCACATGAAGTGCATgtttcgaaaataaatattggtgGAGATTCTGTTGTAGATATTAACCAAAGGAAACCGATATCAAAAATTGATGATAATGATTCAGGTATTGCTATGAGCACGCTTGTTCAACAGGCAGGAAACATCAAACGATTACCAATAACGGAGAAAAAAAGCGTTTTCACTATTGCCTATGACGATGTTCAAACAAAGCAGCTCAGGCCTGACAGTAGTTCAACATCTTATTAA
- the LOC123655827 gene encoding uncharacterized protein LOC123655827 — protein MENILGSHPQVRLSADAVKLTADLDLADPKFDLPGTVDLLLGADVLGKILLGKDRVLQPGGLVALRTIFGFALMGPVLRAPPPAEPGTALMVGSALSDAVQRFWEVEEPPQAPRSDPEHEECERFYKSNTSYLRSGRIMTRLPFLAVRPPLGDSRPTAEKRLLAMERRMSRDPLLKEKYIDFMREYEDLGHMSVSKFDWRSMEHFFLPHHAVIKPSSGKLRTVFDGSAQTTSGVSLNQCLHSGPKLLKDLCDVITRFRRHQFVFVADIKMMFRQTVIHPDDRRYQLILWRENPQDPILVYELNTNTYGLRSSPFLAIRSLWELADRERMSFPRAAAILKEDLYVDDICTGASTEREALLLRDELIGILASAGYELRKWISNLPALLDGLPDDHQQDPHLFENRDNPTMMTVLGIQYRPVQDIFTFNVDLDSPRTWTKRLVLSTVARTFDPNGWICPVIFWAKCFLQRLWTAGLGWDEPLREAILKDWLLFASSLPAINMISLPRAMLPPGKHTASLHGFSDASERGYAAAVYLRTVTMDGQVKVSLVMAKSKVAPLRTTLTIPKLELSGAALLARLLNHVMSTLCPSVNIETVYAWTDSQIVLCWLKTSVHTLEVFVANRVSQIQKSETPLIWRHVPGEVNPADCASRGCMAPFLVEHSLWWGPEWLTRSESNWPRTPALDTVTLPGLRTLAMERRDHPFDPDFLMNRYSSLDKLLGVTAWIKRFTRNCRHPQNKCLEAFLSPQELQDALLHWVRSVQEENFENEIDILRKGKCKLSGAICKLNPFLDSAGLLRVGGRLRNANLPYGARHPLLLPKSGHLRWAPCSFCGAARCGLVAEEGLNLTVIWTQVFGQFLDLVSLLQTAVGLTGNG, from the exons ATGGAGAACATCTTGGGCAGTCACCCGCAAGTTCGGTTGTCTGCGGATGCGGTAAAATTGACCGCCGATTTGGACTTGGCTGACCCTAAATTCGACCTACCTGGCACGGTCGATTTGTTGCTTGGCGCCGATGTACTGGGCAAAATATTACTCGGTAAGGATCGTGTTTTGCAGCCAGGTGGCTTAGTAGCCCTCCGGACCATATTTGGGTTCGCATTGATGGGGCCTGTATTGAGGGCTCCCCCTCCTGCTGAACCTGGAACGGCTTTGATGGTGGGCTCCGCCCTCTCTGACGCCGTGCAGAGATTTTGGGAAGTGGAAGAGCCACCACAAGCACCCCGCTCTGATCCGGAACACGAGGAGTGTGAACGGTTCTACAAGAGCAACACCAGTTATCTTCGTTCTGGCCGGATCATGACAAGATTGCCATTTCTTGCCGTACGACCGCCCCTTGGCGACTCGCGGCCTACTGCAGAGAAGCGTTTGTTGGCAATGGAACGCCGCATGAGCAGGGACCCGCTACTCAAAGAGAAGTATATTGACTTCATGCGGGAGTATGAAGATTTGGGACACATGTCTGTGTCAAAATTTGATTGGCGCTCGATGGAGCATTTTTTCCTCCCACATCATGCTGTGATAAAGCCGTCAAGTGGCAAGCTGCGCACAGTATTTGATGGTTCTGCGCAGACCACATCGGGAGTGTCCTTGAACCAGTGTCTTCATTCTGGTCCCAAATTGCTTAAGGACCTTTGTGACGTCATCACGCGGTTTCGGCGTCACCAATTCGTTTTCGTAGCTGACATCAAGATGATGTTCAGGCAAACGGTAATCCACCCTGATGATCGTCGATACCAGCTGATATTGTGGCGGGAAAACCCGCAAGATCCCATACTTGTCTACGAACTCAACACAAACACATACGGGCTGCGGTCTAGCCCCTTTTTGGCCATACGTTCGCTTTGGGAGCTCGCAGATCGAGAGCGTATGTCGTttcctcgcgcagccgccattttGAAGGAGGACCTATATGTTGATGACATATGCACTGGTGCGTCCACGGAGAGAGAGGCTCTCCTTTTGCGTGACGAATTGATTGGCATCCTAGCCTCCGCAGGATATGAATTGCGTAAATGGATCTCCAACTTACCTGCGCTCTTGGATGGGCTACCTGATGACCACCAGCAGGATCCTCACCTATTTGAGAACCGTGACAATCCTACCATGATGACAGTCCTTGGAATACAGTACAGACCAGTCCAGGACATCTTCACGTTCAACGTCGATTTGGATTCGCCTCGCACTTGGACGAAACGGCTGGTTCTGTCGACTGTCGCGAGAACGTTTGATCCCAATGGTTGGATATGCCCAGTCATATTCTGGGCCAAATGCTTCCTGCAGAGACTTTGGACTGCAGGTCTTGGATGGGACGAGCCACTCCGCGAAGCTATTTTGAAGGACTGGCTCCTGTTTGCTTCCTCATTGCCTGCTATCAATATGATATCGTTGCCCCGTGCTATGCTTCCACCAGGGAAGCATACAGCGTCCCTTCATGGGTTTTCGGACGCTTCGGAACGTGGGTACGCAGCAGCCGTATATTTGCGCACCGTGACCATGGATGGTCAAGTGAAGGTGTCATTGGTCATGGCGAAGAGCAAGGTCGCGCCTCTTCGAACTACCTTGACAATTCCCAAGCTAGAGTTGTCAGGGGCGGCCCTTCTTGCTCGCCTCTTGAATCACGTCATGTCCACCTTGTGCCCGTCAGTTAACATTGAGACAGTCTATGCATGGACTGACAGTCAAATTGTCCTATGTTGGCTGAAGACGTCAGTCCACACCTTAGAGGTGTTTGTTGCAAATCGGGTCTCTCAGATCCAGAAATCGGAAACCCCGTTAATCTGGAGGCATGTGCCTGGCGAAGTCAACCCTGCTGATTGCGCATCACGGGGATGTATGGCCCCCTTTTTGGTTGAGCACTCCCTGTGGTGGGGACCTGAGTGGTTGACCAGGTCAGAATCTAATTGGCCGCGAACACCGGCCTTGGATACTGTCACATTGCCTGGGTTGCGAACCCTTGCGATGGAACGGCGGGACCATCCGTTCGACCCAGATTTCCTAATGAATCGCTACAGCTCATTAGACAAATTACTGGGGGTCACCGCTTGGATCAAGCGCTTCACCAGAAATTGTAGACACCCACAGAACAAATGCTTGGAGGCGTTCTTATCGCCACAAGAGCTCCAGGATGCTCTTCTTCATTGGGTTCGTTCTGTGCAAGAAGAGAACTTTGAAAATGAGattgatattttgagaaaaggcAAATGTAAGCTGTCTGGAGCCATTTGCAAACTGAACCCCTTTTTGGACAGTGCGGGTCTTTTGCGAGTCGGAGGGCGTCTAAGGAACGCAAACCTCCCGTATGGAGCTCGTCATCCCCTCCTGTTGCCCAAAAGTGGCCACTTA CGCTGGGCGCCCTGCAGTTTCTGCGGGGCTGCTAGGTGCGGCCTGGTGGCCGAGGAAGGGCTTAACCTCACGGTCATCTGGACTCAGGTGTTCGGGCAGTTCCTGGACCTCGTCTCCCTCCTGCAGACGGCGGTGGGATTGACTGGGAACGGTTGA